The DNA sequence CAGTAACATTTAAATCTCTTTCTAATCCATTCAACCTTTTTTAATCATGTCCTCTTATCACCTAAACAACCGTTTTCGTGATATTTTTTTTATTCTTTACTGCTTGACATATTTACCGGTTGCTTAATTCTATTATAGCGGAATGGTCGCTATTTAGATAGACCAATAAATCATCGGAAACCGTTTCACCATGTTATAATATCCCTAAGGAAGTGATAGCATGTGTGGTCGATTTACGATTGCTGTATCCTTAGATGATTTAAAAGATTATTTACATGAAACCTATGACATCGAAGATATTTCTGATCAAATCACATCCCCTAGATACAACGTTGCACCAGGTCAAGACATCATTGTGGTGCTATCGGATCGTGTAAAGTATCGTGTGGGTTTAATCAAGTGGGGTTTTGTCCCACCGTTTTCAACCGATGAAAAAGTGGGTTATATGATGATTAATGCGAAGTCTGAAACCCTGCATGAAAAAAAGGCCTTTAAGCCTTCGTTTGAAACCAAACGCTGCGTCATCATCGCGGATGGCTTTTTTGAGTGGGCTCAAAATGAGCGACTCAAACAAGCGATGCGAATTACCGTTAAAAATCAAAAAATATTCTCGATGGCAGGGCTATGGACTACCTGGACCAAACCCGATGGTTCAAAACTATATACATGCACGATTATTACCACCGCTGCGAATAAACAAATGTCTAAAATACACGAACGTATGCCTGTGATTTTGGATAAAAAAGCCGAAAAGGTTTGGTTAAATCCTGACAATGTCGATTTAAATCAATTGAAAAAGCTACTAAACACCAATGAAGCCTTAGATTTATCGATTTACCCAGTTACCAACGCGATTGGATCACCCGCTTTTAACACCATGGAATGCATTTCACCCATCAAAATAAATGAAGCCCCTAGTTTGTTCTAGGGGTTCGTTTTTTATTTACTAGCCAACTATTTAAGATTAGTCAAGATAAAAGAAATAAATAGTGGTTAGGATACTATGGCATACTAAAAAGAATGCTCAATGGCACATCTAGGTCTTTGGAATTTAAATATGTTAATGAGTATTCAATGAATAAGTAATGTTATTCTTCAAGATAGAACGAATAACTCTTAAAAGTTTTTTCGTAACGTGACCAATAATGACGCGATGGCGTTTACCCTCAGATTTCTTTTTGAGGTAGTAAGCTTTAAAAACTGGATCAAATTTAACAACTGCCTGTGCAGCTTGATAAATCGCCCATCTTAAAATGGATGAACCTCGTTTGGATATTTTATAACTACCTTCAAAGTTTCCTGACTGATAAACCGACGGATCCAAACCAGCATATGCAAGAAGTTGATCATCGGTTTTGAAGCGATGAATATCGCC is a window from the Paracholeplasma manati genome containing:
- a CDS encoding SOS response-associated peptidase, which encodes MCGRFTIAVSLDDLKDYLHETYDIEDISDQITSPRYNVAPGQDIIVVLSDRVKYRVGLIKWGFVPPFSTDEKVGYMMINAKSETLHEKKAFKPSFETKRCVIIADGFFEWAQNERLKQAMRITVKNQKIFSMAGLWTTWTKPDGSKLYTCTIITTAANKQMSKIHERMPVILDKKAEKVWLNPDNVDLNQLKKLLNTNEALDLSIYPVTNAIGSPAFNTMECISPIKINEAPSLF
- a CDS encoding transposase; this translates as MAYTTGAIILAEIGDIHRFKTDDQLLAYAGLDPSVYQSGNFEGSYKISKRGSSILRWAIYQAAQAVVKFDPVFKAYYLKKKSEGKRHRVIIGHVTKKLLRVIRSILKNNITYSLNTH